One window from the genome of Gemmatimonadota bacterium encodes:
- a CDS encoding ABC-F family ATP-binding cassette domain-containing protein has translation MPPARGNLSPVTLLSLSEIAIEFGSTTLLRDVTVTVAAGERWGIVGRNGCGKTSLFKIITGKLAPSKGAIARQPGMRISLLDQHRDFGEATTVWDATARAFADLLALELSLAEQAAQLAELGEKATPAMLAKYGHDLETFAHEGGYTFHARVDAVLQGLRFDADDAKTRLLSTLSGGERGRVGLAAQLVAPADLLLLDEPTNHLDLETTLWLQDYLRDLNETVMVISHDRAFLDEVADHVIHLESGTGVTYRGGYSAFVQQRAERRLAQERQADQQRKMVNKEEDYIRRNLAGQNSSQAKGRRKRLARLPRLTPPPGEDGAMTLRLEIHERGGDRALIADHLTVGVEGRTLVLDFTATANRGDVIALVGPNGAGKSTLIKTLLGEREPQGGEAKLGGSVTAAYFRQDLDQLPLDRSLYDVIGDLRPLWTRGAIQNHLGAFTFSGEEVFRSTRTLSGGERARLALAVIVLQRANLIVLDEPTNHLDVESIEAIEDAIDEYDGTVLLVSHDRALLRELATRVWAFDGERLADFGGPFVEWERIQKDAALAERAAAALASDSRKEQEKARAKRNASSQAVEHATRRTNQKAVALAEKEVQRFELTVNNLRDALADPALYDGSSTNAKRAGQLDRELTDALKTLDKALARWADLAGD, from the coding sequence ATGCCACCTGCACGCGGCAATCTTTCCCCCGTGACCCTGCTCTCCCTCTCTGAAATCGCCATCGAATTCGGCTCCACCACCCTCCTCCGCGATGTGACGGTTACCGTCGCTGCTGGGGAGCGCTGGGGGATCGTCGGTCGTAATGGCTGTGGCAAGACCTCGCTCTTCAAGATCATCACCGGCAAGCTCGCCCCCTCCAAGGGCGCCATTGCACGGCAGCCGGGGATGCGCATCTCGCTCCTCGACCAACATCGTGACTTTGGCGAAGCCACCACGGTGTGGGATGCCACGGCCCGCGCCTTTGCTGACCTCCTCGCCCTCGAACTATCGCTGGCCGAACAGGCGGCCCAGCTCGCCGAACTCGGCGAAAAAGCCACGCCGGCGATGCTCGCGAAGTACGGTCACGACCTCGAAACATTCGCACACGAAGGCGGCTACACCTTTCACGCCCGCGTGGATGCCGTACTGCAGGGACTCCGCTTCGACGCCGATGACGCCAAAACCCGTCTCCTCTCCACACTCTCCGGTGGCGAGCGCGGTCGCGTGGGACTCGCTGCACAGCTCGTGGCCCCCGCCGATCTTCTGCTCCTCGACGAACCGACCAACCACCTCGATCTCGAGACCACGCTCTGGCTGCAGGACTATTTGCGCGATCTCAATGAGACCGTGATGGTCATCAGCCACGACCGCGCCTTCCTCGACGAAGTGGCCGACCACGTCATCCACCTCGAGAGCGGCACCGGCGTCACCTATCGCGGCGGCTACTCGGCGTTCGTACAGCAGCGCGCCGAACGCCGCCTCGCACAGGAGCGGCAGGCCGATCAGCAGCGGAAGATGGTCAACAAGGAAGAGGACTACATCCGCCGCAACCTTGCCGGGCAAAACAGCTCGCAGGCCAAGGGACGCCGCAAACGCCTCGCGCGTTTACCGCGCCTGACGCCGCCACCAGGCGAAGACGGCGCGATGACGCTACGGCTCGAAATCCATGAGCGCGGCGGCGACCGCGCGCTCATCGCGGACCACCTCACCGTTGGCGTGGAGGGACGCACCCTCGTGCTCGACTTCACCGCCACCGCGAATCGCGGCGATGTCATTGCCCTCGTGGGTCCCAACGGCGCTGGAAAATCCACGCTCATCAAAACACTCCTCGGCGAACGCGAACCACAGGGCGGCGAAGCCAAACTGGGCGGCTCCGTCACCGCCGCGTATTTCCGTCAGGATCTCGATCAGCTCCCGCTCGATCGCTCGCTCTATGACGTCATCGGCGACCTCCGCCCGCTCTGGACGCGCGGCGCCATTCAGAACCACCTCGGCGCCTTCACTTTCTCCGGCGAAGAAGTGTTTCGCTCCACGCGCACACTCTCCGGCGGCGAACGGGCACGACTCGCGCTGGCGGTGATCGTCCTGCAGCGCGCCAACCTGATCGTGCTCGACGAACCCACCAACCACCTCGACGTCGAGTCAATCGAAGCCATCGAAGACGCGATCGACGAATACGACGGCACGGTGTTGCTCGTGAGCCACGACCGCGCGCTGCTTCGCGAACTGGCCACGCGCGTCTGGGCGTTCGATGGGGAACGCCTCGCGGACTTTGGCGGCCCGTTCGTTGAATGGGAACGGATACAAAAAGATGCCGCCCTCGCGGAGCGCGCGGCCGCCGCACTCGCGAGCGACTCTCGCAAGGAACAGGAAAAGGCACGCGCAAAAAGGAATGCGTCGTCGCAGGCCGTGGAGCACGCCACGCGGCGCACCAATCAAAAGGCGGTCGCGCTCGCTGAAAAAGAGGTGCAACGCTTTGAGCTGACGGTTAACAACCTGCGCGACGCGCTCGCTGACCCCGCGCTCTATGATGGATCGTCTACGAATGCCAAACGCGCCGGACAGCTCGACCGCGAGCTCACCGACGCGCTCAAAACACTCGACAAGGCCTTGGCCCGCTGGGCCGACCTCGCGGGCGACTAA
- a CDS encoding Rieske (2Fe-2S) protein gives MSDATTGRCSGCGGLDRRTFLSQATLATVAALLADACGTGVWDPVSPQANVVPSSGLSFRLADYPALASVGGMVTVHTATGGPMALVRSATSTFVALSLVCPHQGTTVTVQGSGFFCPNHGAKFSATGVWTGGQATANLTSYPVTYDAAAGTLVIAAPAQTTPATPVANGSQLLVTLANVPALAVVGGIARVDGNSSRPVALVRTAQSSYVALSMRCPHQGATVSIQGGAFNCSRHGARFSSTGQWLSGQRTSNLTQLAAVYDATKGTVTITVTGAGTTSGGERDP, from the coding sequence ATGTCGGACGCGACGACAGGACGCTGCAGCGGTTGCGGCGGACTCGACCGCCGTACCTTCCTGTCGCAGGCGACGCTTGCGACGGTGGCGGCGTTGCTCGCCGACGCATGCGGAACCGGCGTGTGGGATCCAGTCTCGCCGCAGGCGAACGTGGTGCCGTCGAGCGGGCTGAGTTTTCGGTTGGCCGACTATCCTGCGCTCGCCAGCGTGGGTGGGATGGTGACGGTCCACACGGCGACTGGTGGGCCGATGGCACTCGTCCGATCGGCGACGAGTACTTTTGTCGCGCTGTCGTTGGTTTGCCCGCACCAGGGGACGACGGTGACGGTGCAGGGTAGCGGCTTCTTCTGCCCGAATCACGGCGCCAAGTTTTCGGCGACCGGTGTGTGGACCGGTGGTCAGGCGACGGCCAATCTCACATCGTACCCGGTGACCTACGACGCGGCGGCCGGCACGCTGGTGATTGCGGCGCCGGCGCAGACCACGCCAGCGACGCCTGTGGCGAACGGTTCGCAGTTACTCGTCACGCTGGCAAATGTGCCGGCGCTGGCGGTGGTGGGTGGAATCGCCCGTGTGGATGGCAACTCCTCGCGGCCGGTGGCGCTCGTGCGTACGGCGCAGAGTAGCTATGTGGCCCTGTCGATGCGTTGCCCGCACCAGGGGGCCACGGTGTCCATTCAGGGTGGCGCCTTCAACTGCTCGCGGCACGGGGCGCGCTTTTCTTCCACGGGGCAGTGGCTCAGCGGCCAGCGGACGTCGAACCTCACGCAACTGGCGGCCGTGTATGACGCAACAAAGGGGACCGTCACGATTACGGTGACAGGGGCGGGAACCACCTCGGGCGGCGAACGGGACCCCTAG
- a CDS encoding Rieske 2Fe-2S domain-containing protein, translating into MTTLKPEHNRESGASCTSCDVGRRMFLRDAATAVALLAVAGTPAAALPVRFIESLGRAGKEVTYPIPAADGVNVDKDNDAFIVRTAGKVFVMAVTCPHQNSALKWLDGDRRFQCPKHKSKYTAEGVFIEGRATRSMDRFAVRKAGTTVVADLDKLYEEDQDGAKWKEAFIPA; encoded by the coding sequence ATGACCACGTTGAAACCAGAACACAACCGCGAGAGCGGAGCGTCCTGCACGAGTTGTGACGTGGGGCGGCGCATGTTCTTGCGTGATGCCGCCACCGCCGTGGCGTTGCTCGCCGTTGCCGGCACACCGGCGGCGGCGCTGCCCGTGCGCTTCATTGAATCGCTGGGGCGCGCAGGGAAAGAGGTGACCTATCCCATTCCGGCCGCCGACGGCGTGAACGTGGACAAGGACAACGACGCGTTCATTGTGCGTACGGCGGGCAAGGTGTTCGTGATGGCGGTGACCTGTCCGCACCAGAACAGCGCGCTCAAGTGGCTCGACGGCGATCGGCGTTTTCAGTGCCCGAAGCACAAATCCAAGTACACGGCCGAAGGCGTGTTTATCGAAGGGCGTGCGACGCGTTCGATGGATCGCTTTGCGGTGCGCAAGGCGGGCACTACGGTGGTGGCCGATCTCGACAAGCTGTACGAAGAGGACCAGGATGGTGCCAAGTGGAAAGAGGCGTTCATCCCGGCGTAA
- a CDS encoding acyl-CoA dehydrogenase family protein, with translation MTAHLADPDRNPSFTKGLFLGEIREDLIFPFPEMAKDEKENLAAVLDAFRSWAADTVDSAKLDHDGKFSDEVRHGMAELGLMGLGIPEAYGGFGASAMFFSRMFAEVGATDAALCVYFGAHQSIGCKGITLFGTDDQKQRWLPKCATGETIAAFCLTEAGSGSDAQSMRTTAELSADGTHYLLNGEKIWISNAGYAGLFTVFAKVAVEVDGKIKQRVTAFIVDAHAAGITLGAAEQKMGIKASDTRTISFVNVKVPVEDRIGDVGHGFKIALEILNSGRLGLAAASTRGAQRVLEMALAYAKQREQFGRPIGSFEMLQRKFAIGAADIYASDAGWMLTAAMVDRGGIDFSLETAACKVYGSELVFRASSDAQQIAGGIGYSKDYPYERALRDSRINLIFEGTNEILRALIALSGLQQPGEHLKAIGKAFKDPINSLGAIGSYIGGRVKRQLVKPEFTKMHPMFSEEADMVTTVIHDLALNVEKALIEHGKNIIERQFLQERMANAVIDIYLSTAALARATSAIAAKGEAGAAADIDHTRIFVPMAMRRARRAVRALEKNQDARLSALALAALESGKLSVPLPIEE, from the coding sequence ATGACCGCCCATCTCGCAGATCCCGATCGCAACCCTTCGTTCACCAAGGGACTTTTTCTCGGCGAAATTCGTGAAGATCTGATCTTCCCGTTTCCTGAGATGGCGAAGGATGAAAAGGAAAATCTCGCCGCTGTCCTCGATGCCTTCCGCTCTTGGGCGGCCGATACCGTGGACTCCGCCAAGCTCGACCACGACGGCAAATTCTCCGACGAGGTTCGTCACGGGATGGCCGAACTGGGGCTGATGGGACTCGGGATCCCAGAGGCCTACGGCGGCTTCGGCGCCAGCGCGATGTTCTTTAGCCGAATGTTCGCCGAGGTCGGCGCCACCGACGCGGCGCTTTGCGTGTACTTCGGCGCGCACCAATCCATCGGCTGCAAGGGGATTACGCTCTTTGGCACCGACGATCAAAAGCAGCGCTGGCTTCCTAAGTGCGCCACCGGCGAAACCATCGCTGCCTTCTGCCTCACCGAAGCCGGCTCCGGTTCCGACGCGCAGTCCATGCGCACCACCGCCGAACTCAGCGCCGACGGCACGCACTACCTGCTGAACGGCGAAAAAATCTGGATCTCCAACGCCGGCTACGCGGGCCTCTTCACCGTCTTCGCAAAAGTGGCCGTCGAGGTGGACGGCAAGATCAAGCAGCGCGTCACCGCGTTCATCGTGGATGCGCACGCCGCCGGCATCACGCTAGGTGCCGCTGAGCAAAAGATGGGAATCAAAGCCAGCGACACACGCACCATCAGCTTCGTCAATGTGAAAGTGCCGGTCGAAGACCGCATCGGCGATGTGGGGCACGGTTTCAAAATCGCCCTCGAGATTCTCAATAGCGGCCGCCTTGGCCTCGCCGCCGCCTCCACGCGCGGCGCACAACGGGTGCTGGAAATGGCGCTGGCCTACGCCAAACAACGCGAACAGTTCGGGCGCCCCATCGGCTCGTTTGAAATGCTCCAGCGCAAGTTCGCCATTGGCGCCGCCGATATTTATGCCTCGGATGCCGGTTGGATGCTCACGGCCGCGATGGTGGACCGCGGCGGCATCGATTTTTCGCTTGAGACGGCGGCGTGCAAAGTGTATGGATCGGAACTCGTCTTTCGCGCCTCCAGCGACGCCCAGCAGATTGCCGGCGGCATCGGCTACTCCAAAGATTACCCGTACGAGCGCGCGTTGCGCGACTCGCGCATCAATCTGATTTTTGAGGGCACCAACGAAATCTTGCGCGCACTCATCGCGCTGAGCGGCCTACAGCAGCCCGGCGAGCACCTCAAGGCCATCGGCAAGGCCTTCAAGGATCCCATCAACTCGCTCGGCGCTATCGGCTCGTACATCGGCGGGCGCGTCAAACGTCAGCTCGTGAAGCCCGAGTTCACGAAGATGCACCCGATGTTCTCCGAGGAGGCCGACATGGTCACCACGGTGATCCACGACCTCGCGCTGAACGTTGAGAAGGCACTCATTGAGCATGGCAAGAATATCATCGAGCGCCAGTTCCTCCAGGAGCGGATGGCCAACGCGGTGATCGACATTTACCTCTCGACCGCCGCACTCGCACGCGCCACCTCCGCGATCGCCGCGAAGGGCGAGGCCGGTGCCGCGGCCGACATCGACCATACGCGCATCTTCGTGCCGATGGCCATGCGGCGCGCACGGCGCGCGGTACGTGCGCTCGAAAAGAATCAGGACGCGCGCCTCTCCGCGCTCGCCCTCGCAGCGCTGGAGAGCGGCAAACTATCCGTGCCGCTGCCGATCGAAGAGTAG